Proteins encoded within one genomic window of Oncorhynchus tshawytscha isolate Ot180627B linkage group LG02, Otsh_v2.0, whole genome shotgun sequence:
- the LOC112262472 gene encoding potassium channel subfamily K member 15-like, whose amino-acid sequence MKAQNIRTLSLILCMLSYLLVGAAVFDALESETENSRKKILEQKRSELKKKYGFTDDDYREIERVVLQSEPHRAGRQWKFAGSFYFAITVLTTIGYGHAAPSTDAGKVFCMFYAVLGIPLTLVMFQSMGERINTFVRYLLCRLKRCMGLRKTDVSMGNMVLVGLLSCMSTLCVGAAAFSHFEGWTFFNAYYYCFITLTTIGFGDFVALQKKEALQRRTPYVAFSFMYILVGLAVIGAFLNLVVLRFLTYSTEEATRSLEVEWEEQKPAAPKTTGGGEVEADVEASVWDRADGIEWFGAEDGNSSCCNLSLPMEGGTSRTNLIPSPSEERRETPGVRDSAKHPESRISALCSCMCFRLCACDSPSLAHCEHSGCHSNPVFYNSISYRVDGASCSSRGTSTQSFPSSDALFLGMSSPHTRRKSV is encoded by the exons ATGAAGGCGCAGAACATTCGGACCCTTTCTCTCATCCTGTGTATGCTATCCTACCTGCTTGTGGGAGCCGCGGTGTTCGACGCCCTCGAATCAGAGACCGAGAACTCGAGGAAGAAGATCCTGGAACAGAAACGCAGTGAGCTGAAGAAGAAGTACGGATTTACCGATGACGACTACCGGGAGATCGAGAGAGTGGTTCTTCAGTCGGAGCCCCATCGCGCGGGGAGACAGTGGAAATTCGCGGGATCCTTTTACTTTGCTATCACCGTCCTCACGACGATAG GTTATGGTCACGCTGCTCCAAGCACTGATGCTGGAAAGGTATTCTGCATGTTCTATGCAGTTCTGGGTATCCCTCTGACACTGGTCATGTTCCAGAGCATGGGGGAAAGGATCAACACGTTCGTCCGCTACCTCCTCTGCAGGCTCAAGCGATGCATGGGCTTACGGAAGACTGATGTGTCCATGGGGAACATGGTGCTGGTGGGCCTCCTGTCCTGCATGAGCACCCTCTGTGTCGGGGCAGCAGCCTTCTCCCACTTTGAGGGCTGGACTTTCTTCAATGCCTACTACTATTGTTTCATCACGCTCACCACCATTGGCTTCGGGGACTTTGTGGCCCTGCAGAAGAAGGAGGCCCTCCAGAGGAGGACTCCCTATGTAGCCTTTAGCTTCATGTACATCCTGGTGGGGCTGGCAGTGATCGGGGCTTTCCTGAACCTGGTGGTGCTACGCTTCCTCACCTACAGCACAGAGGAGGCAACCAGGAGCCTGGAGGTGGAGTGGGAGGAGCAAAAGCCAGCAGCGCCTAAAACAACAGGgggtggggaggtggaggcagaTGTGGAAGCATCAGTGTGGGACAGAGCTGATGGGATAGAATGGTTTGGAGCTGAGGATGGGAACAGTAGCTGCTGTAACCTCTCCCTGCCCATGGAGGGAGGCACCAGTCGTACCaatctcatcccctctccatctgaGGAGCGTAGAGAGACCCCTGGGGTCAGGGACTCTGCTAAGCATCCTGAGTCCCGCATCAGCGCCCTCTGCTCCTGTATGTGCTTCAGGCTGtgtgcctgtgacagcccctctcTGGCCCACTGTGAGCACTCAGGCTGCCACAGCAACCCTGTCTTCTACAACTCCATCTCCTACAGGGTGGATGGAGCCTCCTGCAGCTCCAGGGGCACCTCAACCCAGTCCTTCCCAAGCAGCGATGCCCTTTTTCTGGGGATGAGCAGCCCTCACACACGGAGGAAGTCAGTATAG